The Octadecabacter arcticus 238 genome contains a region encoding:
- a CDS encoding isochorismatase family protein yields the protein MQDTQLTLGRRGFMAGTAVVAATTALTGLAGPTAAQTLTQPMETKMRPEIGHRALTTENTVLLLVDHQVGTIGWAGELASEEERNQLKMWTLTIARFAKSAGMSIVLTSSLETEDQGPLFPELEDIMPEEYAARIQRQGVINAWDDPALADAVRAPGKKNLLIGGVTTDVCLVPPALSAKDEGFNVVALVDISAATTKLGAQTSLTLLNNAGIDQMVVTSIITSMLGDYKSPASGAFFEAMGKEGVFEAYAKGNLR from the coding sequence ATGCAGGACACTCAACTTACACTCGGCAGACGCGGCTTTATGGCGGGCACTGCTGTCGTCGCCGCCACCACTGCGCTGACCGGCCTTGCCGGACCCACCGCAGCCCAGACACTAACCCAACCAATGGAGACTAAAATGCGCCCTGAAATCGGCCATCGCGCCCTGACTACTGAAAATACTGTCCTCCTCCTTGTTGACCATCAGGTCGGCACCATCGGCTGGGCCGGTGAGCTTGCTTCCGAAGAGGAACGCAACCAACTGAAGATGTGGACCCTCACCATCGCTCGCTTTGCAAAGTCGGCTGGGATGTCGATAGTACTAACTTCGAGCTTAGAGACCGAGGATCAGGGACCGCTGTTCCCTGAGCTGGAAGACATCATGCCCGAGGAATATGCCGCCCGCATCCAGCGCCAAGGCGTCATCAATGCCTGGGACGATCCCGCTTTGGCCGATGCTGTGCGAGCGCCCGGCAAGAAAAACCTCCTAATCGGAGGCGTGACTACGGATGTTTGCCTAGTGCCACCCGCGCTATCAGCGAAAGATGAAGGCTTCAACGTGGTGGCCCTAGTCGATATCTCTGCAGCAACGACGAAACTTGGTGCACAGACCAGTCTGACGCTGCTGAACAATGCGGGGATCGACCAGATGGTTGTGACGTCGATTATCACCTCGATGCTAGGTGACTACAAGAGCCCAGCATCGGGCGCCTTCTTTGAGGCGATGGGCAAAGAGGGCGTGTTCGAAGCCTATGCCAAGGGCAACCTGCGCTAA
- the tnpA gene encoding IS200/IS605 family transposase yields the protein MIYSTGSHTKFYHRFHVVWTTKYRYKVMRGEMRERIREIIIQTCQELGVHIEKGVLSTDHVHMFISVPPQIALSKVMMRIKGRSSYKIQREFPELRKRYWGQRFWARGFFSTTSGNVTDAVILQYLELHSKREPTGVSR from the coding sequence ATGATCTATTCCACAGGAAGCCATACCAAATTTTATCACCGGTTTCACGTCGTCTGGACAACAAAATACCGATACAAAGTTATGCGCGGTGAGATGCGTGAGCGTATCCGTGAAATCATTATCCAAACATGCCAAGAACTTGGCGTGCATATTGAGAAGGGCGTATTGTCGACCGATCACGTCCACATGTTCATATCGGTCCCGCCTCAGATAGCATTGTCAAAGGTGATGATGCGGATCAAGGGACGCTCGTCTTATAAGATACAGCGCGAGTTTCCCGAACTGCGCAAACGGTACTGGGGCCAGCGGTTTTGGGCTCGCGGATTTTTCTCAACAACTAGCGGCAATGTCACTGACGCTGTCATACTTCAGTATCTTGAATTACATTCAAAAAGGGAACCTACCGGCGTCAGCCGGTAG
- a CDS encoding nuclease, translating to MKRRATPEADLQRAVVVALRFALPKGAIVHHCVNEVTEAGPRGARRQAILVGMGVHPGFADLIVLCDGRVLFLELKSLKGRLSPAQEGFRDAVLALGFGWALVRTMDDALGALADYGIITRVVQVGERDTQRNASAQRVGAGTPERRVTS from the coding sequence ATGAAGCGGCGCGCAACACCCGAGGCAGATCTGCAGCGCGCTGTTGTTGTGGCCCTGCGCTTTGCCCTGCCCAAGGGGGCCATCGTGCATCACTGCGTCAATGAGGTGACGGAAGCCGGGCCCCGCGGCGCGCGGCGTCAGGCGATCCTGGTAGGCATGGGCGTGCATCCCGGCTTTGCCGATCTCATCGTCCTTTGCGATGGGCGCGTGCTGTTTCTGGAGCTGAAGTCTCTGAAGGGACGGCTCAGCCCCGCGCAGGAGGGGTTTCGCGATGCCGTGCTGGCGCTGGGCTTTGGCTGGGCCCTGGTGCGCACTATGGATGACGCGCTGGGCGCATTGGCGGATTACGGGATTATTACGCGTGTCGTGCAGGTCGGTGAACGGGATACCCAGCGGAATGCAAGCGCCCAGCGCGTTGGTGCCGGCACCCCGGAGCGGAGGGTCACCTCATGA
- a CDS encoding pirin family protein → MTKLRPIVARARGHQHGPINRLISPDDLGDRLKPFIFLDFFNAEIEPGFGFGMHPHSGIATLTWQPGTDVRYSDTTGQNGILKAGGLEWMNAGGGAWHQGSLMGSGRVTGFQLWVAMPPGVEDGPSSGQYIPPADVAQTPIPGGTLRVLLGEIGKEAGRVASPITSQQDMTYLVVTLSPGSRWSFTPPEAHSTAFAFVFSGAANVQGEAGGASLMVLGDKGDIVVETTDQPAEVLIGTAAPHPYPLVLGPSSVHTNAASLAAAQTRIRQIRPNLPK, encoded by the coding sequence ATGACCAAGCTACGCCCCATCGTCGCCCGTGCACGTGGTCATCAGCACGGGCCGATCAACCGCCTGATCAGCCCCGACGATCTGGGCGACAGGCTGAAACCTTTCATCTTCCTCGATTTCTTCAATGCCGAGATCGAACCCGGCTTCGGATTCGGCATGCATCCCCATTCCGGGATCGCAACGCTGACCTGGCAACCCGGAACCGATGTCCGCTATTCGGACACCACCGGGCAGAACGGCATCCTGAAGGCGGGCGGACTGGAATGGATGAACGCAGGCGGCGGGGCCTGGCATCAGGGCAGCCTGATGGGTTCGGGCCGGGTGACCGGCTTTCAGCTTTGGGTCGCCATGCCACCGGGCGTCGAGGATGGTCCGTCCTCTGGCCAGTATATCCCGCCTGCGGACGTGGCCCAGACCCCAATTCCCGGCGGCACCCTGCGCGTGCTGCTGGGCGAGATCGGCAAAGAAGCGGGGCGCGTGGCAAGCCCGATTACGTCGCAACAGGACATGACCTATCTGGTTGTAACCCTGTCGCCCGGGTCTCGCTGGTCCTTCACGCCACCTGAGGCGCATAGCACAGCCTTTGCCTTTGTATTTTCGGGTGCAGCCAATGTGCAGGGTGAGGCGGGAGGTGCGTCGCTGATGGTTCTCGGCGACAAGGGCGATATCGTCGTTGAAACGACGGATCAACCGGCCGAAGTGCTGATCGGGACAGCTGCCCCGCATCCCTATCCGCTGGTCTTGGGGCCAAGCTCGGTCCACACCAATGCGGCCTCTCTAGCCGCTGCGCAGACGCGCATTCGGCAGATCAGGCCCAATCTGCCGAAGTAA
- a CDS encoding helix-turn-helix domain-containing protein, translating into MSHAATNWAIQRRGLKPTTKIVLWHLCDRFNPDYGCFPSQARLAHDCEIGRATLNRHLDDLEARGLIRRIRSVDARTGQQRPTRYLLGFESDFSPSEPGKPEGGDTPPCDADVPPEPCPDMRHGGRSEKAMPDNG; encoded by the coding sequence ATGAGCCATGCCGCCACCAACTGGGCCATCCAGCGCCGAGGGCTCAAGCCCACCACCAAGATCGTGCTCTGGCATCTGTGTGACCGCTTCAATCCCGATTACGGCTGCTTCCCCTCCCAAGCGCGGCTGGCACATGACTGCGAGATCGGGCGCGCCACCCTCAACCGCCATCTGGATGATCTGGAAGCCCGCGGGCTTATCCGCAGAATACGGTCTGTCGATGCCAGGACCGGGCAGCAGCGCCCCACCCGCTACTTGCTTGGGTTTGAGTCGGACTTCTCGCCATCCGAGCCCGGAAAGCCGGAGGGCGGGGACACCCCCCCTTGCGACGCAGACGTACCACCAGAGCCGTGTCCCGATATGAGACACGGGGGCAGGTCGGAAAAAGCCATGCCTGACAACGGTTAA
- the istB gene encoding IS21-like element helper ATPase IstB, whose translation MTEAPQILLDHRLKSLRLPTVLREYSKLAKQAAAEGLDHVQFLARLIELEMIDRERRMIERRIKAAKFPAVKSLDSFDFKAIPALNKMQVLELARCEWIERRENVISLGPSGTGKTHVALGLGLSACQKGMSVGFVTAAALVHELMEARDERRLLRLQKQMVGYKLLIIDELGFVPLSKTGAELLFELISQRYERGSTLITSNLPFDEWTETFGSERLTGALLDRLTHHVNILEMNGESYRLGQSKARQATPKT comes from the coding sequence ATGACTGAAGCTCCCCAAATCCTTCTGGACCACCGCCTCAAATCGCTGCGGCTGCCGACCGTTCTGCGGGAATACAGCAAACTGGCCAAGCAAGCCGCAGCTGAGGGACTGGACCATGTGCAATTCCTTGCACGTCTAATCGAACTGGAGATGATTGACCGGGAACGCAGGATGATCGAGCGCAGGATCAAAGCCGCAAAGTTCCCAGCCGTTAAAAGTCTGGACAGCTTCGATTTCAAGGCGATCCCCGCCCTGAACAAGATGCAGGTGCTGGAGTTGGCGCGTTGCGAATGGATCGAACGGCGTGAGAATGTCATCTCGCTTGGCCCCTCGGGCACCGGCAAGACCCATGTCGCCTTGGGCCTTGGCCTATCAGCATGCCAGAAAGGCATGTCCGTTGGATTTGTCACCGCCGCCGCACTCGTCCATGAGCTGATGGAGGCCAGAGACGAACGCAGACTGCTACGGCTTCAAAAGCAGATGGTGGGTTACAAGCTGCTGATCATCGACGAGTTGGGCTTTGTGCCACTGAGCAAAACCGGCGCTGAGCTGCTGTTTGAATTGATCTCCCAACGCTACGAGCGCGGATCCACGCTAATCACAAGCAACCTGCCATTCGACGAATGGACAGAAACATTTGGGTCAGAACGCCTGACAGGCGCACTCCTCGACCGCCTGACCCACCACGTCAACATCCTAGAGATGAATGGCGAAAGCTACCGCCTTGGTCAGAGTAAGGCGCGTCAGGCAACGCCCAAAACCTGA
- a CDS encoding IS91 family transposase translates to MPSRSLEVADIFRDHGAAWRAANAGHISLNQFKVMSAIERCRTAALGGHVARCADCAHEHIAYNSCRNRHCPKCQAGAAKIWLAAREAELLPVRYFHLVFTLPKQIADIAYQNKREIYNLLMRASADTVVRIAADPKHLGAKVGITSVLHTWGSAMTHHPHVHMIVPGGGLSTDGSKWIACRKNFFLSVHVLSRLYRRLILEGLAKLHKAGKLQFFGDLTNLADRNVFDTFLQPLRKIEWVVYAKEPFTGPKAVLAYLSRYTHRIAISNSRLIRFDAQNVTFRAKDYRLKGAGRHTTMSLSTNEFIRRFLIHVLPRGQHRIRHYGFYGNSNRTANIARIRQLLGAKTPHKEHDKGNTINDADEPPRVLALPCPCCGGQLIIVDTIAPAQHPRAPPKTQRAAA, encoded by the coding sequence CAAACGCAGGACACATCAGCCTGAACCAGTTCAAAGTCATGAGTGCGATTGAGCGCTGTCGAACCGCGGCGCTTGGCGGTCATGTCGCGCGCTGCGCCGACTGCGCGCATGAGCATATCGCCTACAACTCATGCCGCAACCGTCACTGCCCAAAATGCCAGGCGGGTGCAGCGAAGATATGGCTTGCGGCACGTGAGGCTGAACTGCTGCCTGTGCGGTATTTCCATCTGGTCTTCACCTTGCCAAAGCAGATTGCTGACATCGCATATCAGAACAAACGCGAGATCTATAATCTTCTGATGCGGGCAAGCGCGGACACTGTGGTCAGAATCGCCGCTGATCCTAAACATCTGGGGGCAAAGGTTGGCATAACGTCGGTCCTTCACACTTGGGGCTCGGCGATGACCCACCACCCCCATGTCCATATGATCGTGCCGGGGGGAGGGCTTTCGACAGATGGTTCAAAATGGATCGCCTGCCGCAAGAACTTCTTCCTGTCTGTCCACGTTCTATCCCGCTTGTATCGGCGGCTCATTCTGGAAGGGCTGGCCAAGCTGCATAAGGCCGGGAAACTGCAATTCTTCGGCGATCTCACAAACCTTGCAGATCGAAATGTCTTTGACACTTTCCTGCAACCGCTGCGTAAAATCGAATGGGTGGTCTACGCCAAAGAACCCTTCACCGGGCCAAAAGCGGTGCTGGCATACCTATCGCGCTACACACATCGGATTGCCATTTCAAACAGCCGGTTGATCCGTTTCGATGCGCAAAACGTCACCTTCCGCGCCAAGGACTATCGCCTCAAAGGTGCGGGCCGCCACACGACCATGTCCTTATCCACAAATGAGTTCATTCGCCGGTTCCTGATCCACGTGCTGCCCAGAGGCCAGCACCGCATCCGACATTATGGGTTCTATGGGAATAGCAACCGCACGGCCAATATCGCGCGGATCCGGCAACTGCTGGGGGCCAAAACCCCTCACAAGGAGCACGATAAAGGCAACACCATCAACGATGCAGATGAACCTCCTCGTGTTCTTGCTCTGCCTTGCCCATGTTGTGGCGGGCAGTTGATAATCGTCGACACAATCGCACCAGCCCAACATCCCAGAGCGCCGCCAAAAACACAAAGGGCTGCTGCATGA
- a CDS encoding transcriptional regulator — MTQQRTTLRPTKTKLLSGWISRLDLALELGVTVETLRRWEGLRFGPPCVRAGRKVYYRRDAVQDWLTQQEMPNPRRAGARR, encoded by the coding sequence ATGACACAACAAAGAACGACCCTACGACCCACCAAAACAAAACTCTTAAGCGGTTGGATCAGCCGACTGGACCTGGCGCTTGAACTCGGTGTGACAGTCGAAACCCTGCGTCGCTGGGAGGGGCTGCGATTTGGTCCGCCCTGCGTGCGCGCTGGGCGGAAGGTTTATTACCGGCGCGATGCAGTGCAGGATTGGCTGACGCAGCAGGAGATGCCGAACCCTCGACGCGCAGGGGCACGCCGATGA
- the istA gene encoding IS21 family transposase, with product MELYRKVRLARRGGMSERAAAVHFGISRASVKKMMSFSVPPGYQRTAKIKRPKLDGFTGFIDQWLQDDLSRNRKQRHTAKRIFERLRDEHQFRGGQTTVKNYVREHGRHHREMFVPLAHAPGHAQADFGEAMVVIGGVEQKAHFFALDLPYSDACFVRAYPAAVSEAWVDGHVHAFAFFGRVPQSVLYDNDRCLVAKILPDGSRKRTKLFSGFLSHYFIQDRYGRPGKGNDKGAVEGLVGYARRNFMVPIPHFATWEAFNLWLEEQCRKRQNDVLRGHSDSIGQRLARDLEAMMDLPASPFDACDQASGQVNSQALVRYKTNDYSVPVAYGHRDVWLRGYVDQVVIGCGGDVIARHPRCWDREDMVFDPIHYLPLLEQKAGALDQAAPLAGWDLPDEFATLRRLMEARMIKAGRREYVQVLRLLETFEMGDLHIAIKNALRMGAIGFDAVKHLVLCQVEQRPPKLDLDVYPYLPKANVGTTSAASYMSLMRGQSA from the coding sequence GTGGAACTTTACAGAAAGGTCCGCCTCGCACGTCGAGGTGGCATGAGTGAACGAGCAGCAGCCGTTCATTTTGGGATATCGCGCGCGAGCGTGAAGAAGATGATGAGCTTTTCGGTTCCGCCCGGATATCAACGAACTGCGAAGATCAAGCGGCCCAAGCTTGATGGCTTTACCGGCTTCATTGATCAATGGCTGCAAGACGATCTCAGCCGGAACCGTAAGCAACGCCACACGGCCAAGCGCATTTTTGAACGTCTGCGGGACGAGCATCAATTTCGAGGCGGGCAAACCACGGTCAAGAACTATGTCCGGGAACATGGCCGCCACCATCGAGAGATGTTTGTCCCACTGGCACATGCGCCTGGCCACGCTCAGGCGGATTTTGGCGAAGCGATGGTCGTGATCGGCGGTGTGGAGCAGAAGGCACATTTCTTTGCACTGGATCTGCCCTACAGCGACGCATGCTTTGTGCGTGCTTATCCTGCAGCGGTCTCCGAGGCCTGGGTTGATGGCCATGTCCATGCCTTTGCCTTCTTCGGGCGGGTGCCGCAGTCGGTTCTCTACGACAACGACCGGTGCCTTGTTGCGAAGATCCTGCCAGACGGTTCACGCAAGCGGACCAAACTGTTCAGCGGGTTTCTGTCGCATTACTTCATCCAGGATCGTTATGGTCGCCCGGGCAAGGGCAACGATAAAGGCGCCGTTGAGGGTCTGGTCGGATATGCCCGGCGCAACTTCATGGTGCCCATCCCTCATTTTGCCACGTGGGAGGCATTCAATCTTTGGCTGGAAGAGCAATGCCGCAAGCGCCAGAACGATGTCTTGCGCGGGCATAGCGACAGCATCGGGCAACGCTTGGCCCGCGATCTTGAGGCCATGATGGATCTGCCAGCATCTCCGTTCGATGCCTGTGATCAGGCCAGCGGCCAAGTGAACTCGCAAGCATTGGTGCGCTATAAAACCAACGATTATTCCGTTCCGGTTGCCTATGGCCATCGTGACGTCTGGCTACGCGGCTATGTCGATCAGGTTGTGATTGGCTGTGGTGGCGACGTCATTGCCCGCCACCCAAGGTGCTGGGACCGCGAAGACATGGTCTTTGACCCGATCCACTACTTGCCCCTGCTGGAGCAGAAGGCGGGCGCATTGGATCAAGCCGCCCCTTTGGCGGGCTGGGACTTGCCGGACGAATTTGCGACCCTGCGCCGCTTGATGGAAGCCCGAATGATCAAGGCGGGGCGGCGTGAGTATGTACAGGTCTTGCGGCTGCTGGAGACCTTCGAGATGGGGGACCTGCACATCGCCATCAAAAACGCGCTGCGCATGGGCGCAATTGGCTTTGATGCCGTCAAACATCTTGTGCTTTGCCAAGTCGAGCAGCGGCCACCCAAGCTGGATCTGGATGTCTATCCCTATCTGCCCAAGGCCAATGTCGGCACAACATCTGCAGCCAGTTACATGTCCTTGATGCGGGGGCAATCAGCATGA
- a CDS encoding CDGSH iron-sulfur domain-containing protein, translating to MTEEVVKGLDVTIRFDASRCIHSRGCVLGHPEIYVPNVQGEWIHPDAASADTVMLTALNCPSGAIRVASNDGTAHSDAPPVVNTVRVRENGPLAIEADLSIRGQAQATPRATLCRCGQSQNKPFCDGAHAAVGFAATGEPAAKDFTALEVRNGPLNVQPLPNGPLLVTGNLEVVSGTGRTTDKVTKTALCRCGQSKNKPYCDGSHVAAGFEAE from the coding sequence ATGACTGAAGAAGTTGTCAAAGGCCTCGATGTCACCATTCGCTTCGACGCCAGCCGCTGTATCCACTCGCGCGGATGCGTGCTTGGCCACCCCGAGATCTATGTGCCGAATGTTCAGGGCGAATGGATCCACCCTGATGCTGCAAGCGCGGACACGGTGATGCTGACGGCGCTGAACTGCCCGTCGGGCGCGATCCGAGTCGCGAGCAATGACGGCACAGCCCATTCCGATGCGCCACCGGTCGTCAATACGGTGCGGGTGCGCGAAAACGGCCCCCTCGCCATCGAGGCTGACCTGTCGATCCGGGGTCAGGCGCAGGCCACCCCGCGCGCCACCCTGTGCCGTTGCGGCCAGTCGCAGAACAAGCCGTTTTGTGACGGTGCCCACGCTGCCGTAGGTTTCGCCGCCACAGGCGAGCCCGCAGCCAAGGATTTCACCGCCCTTGAGGTTCGCAATGGCCCGCTCAACGTCCAGCCTCTGCCGAATGGTCCGCTGCTGGTGACCGGCAATCTGGAGGTGGTCTCGGGCACTGGACGCACGACCGACAAGGTGACCAAGACGGCGCTTTGCCGCTGCGGCCAGTCGAAGAACAAGCCCTATTGCGACGGCAGCCATGTCGCTGCTGGCTTCGAGGCAGAATGA
- a CDS encoding LysR family transcriptional regulator: MRDIAHFVEVARTRNFSQAAARLGIPASTLSRRIAELEAGLGTQLLVRTTRRVDLTEAGALFLSRCEEIVEAARGARAELSELTRRPRGTLRISVTPDFATTFLAPVIVEFCERHPEIDLHLDLNPRRADIMAEGVDVAIRIGMPREPYLYARKLITARRGLYASPAYLAAAGTPLTPLDLAVHRCLSVSSGEPLPWVLHRGDETEEISVHGPVQANAPGIVLRLAAAGLGIAAADEVMASPYLAQGDLVAVLPDWSIRPVPIYAVTATKVHTVKTRIFLDFVQKSLKVFGAAE; the protein is encoded by the coding sequence ATGCGCGACATCGCCCACTTTGTCGAAGTGGCCCGGACCCGAAATTTCAGTCAGGCTGCGGCCCGATTGGGCATACCCGCATCAACCCTTTCGCGGCGGATTGCCGAACTTGAGGCGGGGCTTGGCACCCAGCTTCTGGTCCGCACGACGCGACGGGTTGACCTCACCGAAGCGGGGGCCCTGTTCCTGTCACGCTGCGAGGAAATCGTGGAGGCGGCACGTGGCGCGCGGGCAGAGCTTTCCGAGTTGACCCGACGCCCGCGCGGAACCCTGCGCATCTCGGTGACACCGGATTTTGCGACGACCTTTCTGGCGCCAGTCATCGTGGAGTTTTGCGAGCGCCACCCCGAGATCGATCTTCATCTGGACCTCAATCCGCGCCGCGCCGACATAATGGCCGAGGGCGTGGATGTGGCGATCCGCATCGGTATGCCCCGCGAACCCTATCTTTATGCGCGCAAACTGATCACCGCGCGCCGCGGGCTTTATGCCAGCCCCGCATATCTGGCAGCGGCTGGGACACCCCTGACGCCTCTGGATCTGGCTGTGCATCGATGCCTCAGCGTGTCGTCCGGCGAGCCCCTGCCTTGGGTCCTGCATCGTGGCGATGAAACGGAGGAAATCTCCGTGCATGGCCCTGTGCAAGCCAATGCGCCCGGAATTGTCCTGCGGCTTGCCGCTGCCGGGCTGGGGATCGCGGCGGCAGACGAGGTGATGGCCTCGCCGTATCTTGCGCAGGGCGATCTGGTTGCCGTCCTGCCCGACTGGTCGATCAGGCCGGTTCCCATCTATGCCGTCACCGCGACAAAGGTGCATACGGTCAAGACACGCATCTTTCTGGATTTCGTGCAGAAATCTCTGAAGGTGTTCGGCGCGGCCGAGTGA